One Bombus fervidus isolate BK054 chromosome 7, iyBomFerv1, whole genome shotgun sequence genomic region harbors:
- the Fabp gene encoding fatty acid binding protein isoform X2, with product MPEFLGKKYKLFSSENFDDFMKALGVGIMTRKMGSSVSPVIELTENNGVYTLKTTSAFKNSEIKFKLGEEFDEETADGRKVKCVCTLDGNKLIQVQKGEKETTIEREFTPTEMKAIMKVDDIVCTRVYKVQE from the exons atGCCGGAGTTCCTTGGAAAAAAATACAAGCTGTTCAGCAGCGAGAATTTCGACGATTTCATGAAGGCGCTCG gTGTAGGTATAATGACACGTAAAATGGGTAGCAGCGTGAGTCCTGTGATTGAACTAACAGAGAACAATGGAGTGTATACGTTGAAAACGACTAGCGCATTCAAGAActctgaaataaaattcaagctTGGTGAGGAATTTGATGAAGAAACAGCAGATGGAAGAAAAGTGAAGTGTGTCTGCACTTTAGATGGAAATAAACTTATTCAAGtacaaaaaggagaaaaggaaACCACTATTGAAAGAGAATTCACGCCGACAGAAATGAAAGCG aTCATGAAAGTTGATGATATCGTATGTACAAGAGTATACAAAGTTCAAGAATAA
- the Fabp gene encoding fatty acid binding protein isoform X1 — translation MLSSVYGKQYKLQSSENFDEFMKALGVGIMTRKMGSSVSPVIELTENNGVYTLKTTSAFKNSEIKFKLGEEFDEETADGRKVKCVCTLDGNKLIQVQKGEKETTIEREFTPTEMKAIMKVDDIVCTRVYKVQE, via the exons ATGCTTTCATCCGTTTACGGAAAACAATACAAACTCCAATCGAGTGAAAATTTTGATGAATTCATGAAAGCCTTGG gTGTAGGTATAATGACACGTAAAATGGGTAGCAGCGTGAGTCCTGTGATTGAACTAACAGAGAACAATGGAGTGTATACGTTGAAAACGACTAGCGCATTCAAGAActctgaaataaaattcaagctTGGTGAGGAATTTGATGAAGAAACAGCAGATGGAAGAAAAGTGAAGTGTGTCTGCACTTTAGATGGAAATAAACTTATTCAAGtacaaaaaggagaaaaggaaACCACTATTGAAAGAGAATTCACGCCGACAGAAATGAAAGCG aTCATGAAAGTTGATGATATCGTATGTACAAGAGTATACAAAGTTCAAGAATAA